The sequence below is a genomic window from Desulfomonile tiedjei.
TTCTTCCGCCCTTTGAAAAGGGGTACGCCGGGAGGTGAGCAGTAGAAAACGCCTCAAACAATCAGACACAGACCGCACGGTTGGGTTCTGCGAGCACGTTGCTGCATATCATCAGATCCCTGCGGGTCCGTCAAGATTAATTCAAGCGGATAATAAATGAATACAAGAGGGGGAACAGCAAGCAGGCGGAAAAGATGCTTCCGAAAGGCGAACTGATGACGACTACTCTTCATACGAATAAGCATGGCGGACATCCCGCGGCCCGCGGGACGATCTCATTCGGGAAGAGCTTGTGGGAACAACTATAGTGATTGCCAAAATTAATGGCCGATTGCCTTTGAAGAGGCCTACTTCATCCGGCCGCATTGTATCATTACTGAGTAGTCACTTTGCAGCGGGTGCCACTGCTGTGCGAAGCTCATCCGTGCAGGGACGAACTTGGTGGCACCTTCGTGGAACCCAGTCTGCGAGCATTTTCATCATTCGTTGTGACGATTTTCGCTATGGGAGTTGTGACGGGACAAAGAGCAGGGTTTTTTTGTGACTTCTGTCCGCGCTTTCTCCGGGCCGTTGCCTTCCGGCCGTCAAGGCTCCCGCGGGAATTCTCCGCGGTCACCGGGCGGAACGCTGCAATCTCACCATCCTGCTGCAGCACAAGGATGTCGATTCTTGTGTGGACCCGGTTGATAGGTCGGCCGGCCGTTTGTCGGGCTGCTAACCAACTACGTGAAATCCAATGTGGACCGACGACGTTTGGATCGCTTCTCCGAGAATATTTCCGGCAATTCGTCTATCACCTGCTTTTTCCATTCCAGGACCTGAGCGACCGGGACGCCGTATTCCATGGCTATCTCCTCCACCGTCTGCTCGTCCCTCATGGCCCGGAGCACGACCCGGGTTTTGAAAACCACATCCTTGTTGTCCCACGGATGACTCATTTCATGCTCCTTCAAGATTTCGGGAAACCATTTCTCAGTGCACCGCGTAAATGGTCCCATCGTCGCTCCCGCAATAAATCACTCCATCGCATATTGTGGGGGAAGAGTACACGGGCCCGCCGGTCGTGAACTTCCATTTCATTTGCCCGGAATTGAAGTCCACGCCATAGAGATTGCCGTCGGAACTTCCTGCACACGCAAGCCCATAGGCGAGCGCCGGCGACGAAGTGACCGGACCGTCGGTCCGGAAAGTCCATTTTTGTTGGCCGGTAAGCATGTCGACGGCATATATGTGCCCATCCTGGCTACCAAAATAAACGACTCCGAAACCAATCGCCGGAGAGGAGGTTATCTTTCCCCCGGTCTTGAAATGCCATTGTTCCTGCCCGGTGGAGGCTTTTACAGCGTAGAGCCGTCCGTCCATGCTCCCAAAGACCACCAATCCGTCTTCAAATGCAGGAGAACTCGAGACGGGACCCCGCGTGACAAACTCCCATTCTTTTCGGCCCGTGGCGATGTCAAGAGCATAGAGGTTTCCGTCCAGGCTTCCGACATAGACAAGGTTTCCCGACAGCGCGGGTGACGAGTGAATAGGCCCCATGGCCTTGAACTGCCATAATACTTGTCCGGTGTCGGCCGCCAGCGCATAGAGCCAGCCGTCCAGGCTCCCGACGTATAATGCATCGTCGAATAGAGCCGGGGAGGAATATATAGGCCCACCAGACTTAAACCTCCATGCGGGCCTGCCGGTCTTTCTTTCGACGGCATAGCAATTGCCATCCATGCTTCCAAAGAAAACCAAATTATCCACAACCCCTGGGGAGGAGTGCACAGGACCTTCCGTAGCAAACTGCCAGTTCACTTTGCCCGTTGCGGCCACGAGTGAGTACACGTTGCCGTCATAACTACCCAGGTATACCAGTCCGTCGTAAACCGCCGGAGAGGAGGCCACCCATCCTCTGGTTTTGAATTTCCACTTCAAGGCGTTGAGTTTGGCTATGCCGGGCGACTTATGGAAGCCGGTGCGCTGAGGATTTGCATGGAACACCGCTCCCTGGAAACCAGGGAGCGACTTCTGATGTTGTATGGTCCTGTGGTGGTCCTCGGAGTGCTTGACCTCTTGCTCAATCTGTCTGAACTGCTTCTTGTGCTTTGAAACCAGGACCCCGCACTGCGGGCACTCATCAAACGGATTGAACTGAGGCATGGAGCACGCAGGGCACCTGAAGACCTGTAAGTCGACGGTTCTTTCCATCAAATTCGACCGGCGTTCCAGGTCCGACTTGTTTATCAGCTTGGCATCCATGAGCTTGTGGAAAAGGCTTTGGAGCCCTTGTCCGGAAAGCTCGTACTTGTTCATGAGAGAGAGATCACTCATACCGGATCGGATATCCTGAACTACTTGTGCCGCGTTTATCTTGCGCTTTCCCGGCAGCACAGCCCTGGCTGTGTCGATACGTACTACGTTACCCTGTTGCATAGTCAATCCTCCTCTTTTGGAGTGCCAAGGTGTTGTCATTTCGACCTGCGAGAAGCGCTAACGTCTTTCCAGTAGCTCCTGCGTGCTTTCGACCGCTTCAACCGAATTTGCCTGCCGCGGGGTGAACCTCGTACCGGCAGCCGTCATCCGGTGGGCCCCATATGCTATGGCCCCGGCGAAAGCGCCTATGGAATCGAGCGTAATATCTCGCAACTCGGGAGAGCGCCCAGGGACTAAGAATTGATACAGCTCCACGAGCCCGCCGAAGAAGGCGCAGGCAAGCAAAGTCAAAGTAACACCCAGAAGGACGCTGAACCCGAACTCTCTTCTGAAATAAAAGGCCACTATCAGGCCCAGGACCGCGAAGCCTGCCACATGGCCCACCTTGTAAACGGTGAGATGCACATTCAGGTCCGGCTTGAACGGGCCGGCCATGAGCATCAAGGAAACGCAGTAAGAGGCTGCCACAAGACCCCAGAGAGCCATTTGATACGACTTCCTCTTCAAGCAAGGAATTTGGTTGGAAGCCGCTTCAGAGGGTCTTTGAAGTGAAGCCAGCCATTCCGCAGCGTGGCTTTCGTAGCGGAGCAGATCTGCCGACAGTAGCCTGGCCTCATTTGCGGGGCATTCACTCAATGCAAGTGAACCTGCACAAGATCTTTTGGCCGTATGCATTGCCCTTTTCCTTTCTGTCACCATTCTCGTCGCTCCTTGCCTAGTTTTAGTGAGCACGATCCGTGCCAGATATCCTTGGCTGCTTTCGAATTGACAACACGCTGAATCTATAGAACGTTTGGTGTGCAAGGAGGACGGGTGACTGGAAAGAACGACAGACTAGGCAGGAATGTGTGGAGCGGCTTCCCCATACTTGGGGACCGATAGCCCCTCCCTGGAGGGAGGTGCAGTCAAAGAAAGAGGAACCGCCAGACCAATGCTCGACCAAACAAGGAATATTTGCAGTGGGCCGGCAGGGACGCCAGCCCCTACCACGATATGGTAGCGGTCCCGCGGGACGCGGGATGCCCGCCATGTTCACTCGTACGAAAGCGCATTGGTATCAGACGGAACAAGGTTCGAAGAATAGTCTTTGTCAGAGCTTCTTCGCCGCGGGCTCAACGCGGCCGAAAACAGTGCTAGCTCACTACACACGGGACGGCCTCGTTTTCTTCTCTTACCTCTTCCCTGATATGGCGCAATTCCTGGAGCTTTCGGGTAAAGGAATCGAAAACACGCGGGTCGAAATACCGCCCCTTCTGATCATTCATAATTGCGAGGGCCTCGGCCTCGGGCAATGCAGGCCTGTATACCCTATCGTGCACGAGAGCATCGTATACGTCGGCAACTGAAACGATGCGAGCGCTTTGGGGTATGGAATCCGTTACCCACCCATGAGGATAGCCGGAGCCGTCCCACCTCTCATGGTGTGATAAGGCGATTTCCTTGGCCATCTGCAGCAAGGGAATGTCCGATCCGCCCAAAATTTGCGCGCCTATCACCGTGTGGGTCTTCATGACATCGAATTCTTCAAAGGTCAATTTGCCTGGCTTGAGCAAAATGCTATCCGCTATTCCAATCTTGCCGACATCGTGCATGGGCGCGGCAAGACGGATAAGCTCCACCTCTCGGGTCTCCCATCCGAGATCCGTTGCCATGACCGCGGCATATAGACCTATTCGCCTGATATGCGCCCCGGTTTCATGGTCTCTATAGCCGGCCGCGGAAATGAGCCGAAGCACAATCTCTTCTTCGCGTTCTCGAACTTCGATTGTCCTCTGTTTAACCTTGGTCTCCAATTCCTGCTCGTATTTCCGGCTCAACGATGTCAGGCGCTGGCGCTCAATGGCATTAGCGACGTTTATCAAGATCTCATTTCGGTCGAAAGGCTTGATAACATAGCCGTAGGCCCCCAAATCCAAGGCCATGATGGCCGTCTTACGGTCATCGACCGCGGTAACCATGACGACGGCGACATCGGCGAAAAGGGTCTTGATGAATGTAAGGAGATCCATTCCGGACATCCCGGGCATCATGATGTCGCTCACCACCAGGTCAAAGTGGTCGTTTTCCAATAACTTGACGGCCATCTCTCCACTGTCGGCCACTGCGCAACCGTAACCTTCGGCCGTGAGCCAACGGGAGAGGAGTTCACCTATACCCGGCTCGTCATCAACTATAAGAATTCCTGCTCGCTGCTCTTCCACAATAATTACCTCACACGGGATTCTCCACTCAGACGGTCAACGGTTCAAAATCGCCGGAGGATTTTGAGACCCCAACTCCGCTCTCTCTATCTCGTCACGGATATCCCTTATTTCAGGAAGGATGCTAATAAAGGCATCCAGTGTCCGGGGGTCGAATTGTTTGCCTGATTGTTGGATCATCATTGACAGGGCCTCATCTTCCGTGAACGCGGGCCGGTACAATCGCTTGTTGATCAGCGCGTCATAGACTTCAACCACGGCCACTATTCTGGCGGTCTCCGGAATTGCCTTCCCTGCCAACCCTTGCGGGTACCCGGAGCCGTCCCATCTCTCGTGGTGCGAGAACGCTATGTCCCTAGCCATGCGTAGCAGAGGGGCATCGGAATCCCCGAGAATTCGCTGGCCTATCAGCGTGTGGGTTTTCATTACATCGAATTCCTCGGGCGTCAGTTTTCCGGTCTTGTGCAATATCCGATGTGAAATTCCCACCTTGCCCGCGTCATGCAGGGCAGCGGCAACTTCGATGTCTTCGAGGGCTCGAAGCGTCCACCCGGACGCCACAGTCTTCGCCAAAGCCGAGGCATAGCTGCCCACCCTTCGGAGGTGGCCTCCAGTCTCTCCGTGGCCCCTGCCAGAAGCTGAAATCATACGAAGGATGATTTCCTCACGGTGGCGCATCTCCAAATCGTGCCGGTGGGCGTGTTCGGCGAGGTTTAGTTCATACTGCCGGGCCAGTAGAGAGGTCTCACGCCGCTCCAACGCGCTGGCCACATTGATCAGGATTTCATTTCGGTCAAAAGGCTTGATGATGTAACCGTAGGCCCCCAATTCTAACGCAAGAATACCGGTTTTTCGGTCGTCAACTGCTGTAACCATTAAGACCGCTATCTTGGGGAACCTCATCTTGATGGTTCTCAGCAGATCCATTCCTGAGATGCCGGGCATCATGATGTCACTAATGACCAGGTGGAACTCGTGGCTCTGCAACAACCTGAGCGCGGTCTCTCCATTGAAGGCAGGGGCGCAACTGTGCCCGTCTGCGGTCAACCAACGCATCAGAAGGTCACATACATGTGGCTCGTCATCCACCACGAGAATTCTTGCAACTTGCTTTTTCATTTTATTCAAGCTTGCAAAATGATGCATCGCACAGCGAGACCTTGCTGACAATTTCCTGAAGCCTCTTCTCGCCTTCTTCCGAGATTTCGGTGATCTCAAATCCACCGACGTAATCCCTGTTCGGGCCTTCCCTTCTCACCCAACGGCATATTGCCTCGAAACTGAACGGCTCGATGGGAAAGAAATGCCCCGGATCGATCACCAAGGTTTTCGTTTCCCCTGGTGTCGCCTGTATGCCTCTCGCTCCTATTCCTTTGGTCGAGATGTCCCTGACCGCCCCAATCTTTTCCGGGCGCTCCATTTCATAGATCGGCACCGACAATTCCAAATATTCTCTGAGTTCTCGCCGAAGCTGGTCTACATCGATAGTGTCGTCAAATCCCGGAAAGCGTCCGTAAAGCTCTGAAGGTTTTATCGCTTTGACGGCCTCCAGTTTTCTGAAAACGCTCTGGAGCCCTTTTATGGAAAGCCTGAACTTTTCCATGAGTTCGGAATCAGTCATGCCGCGCCGAATATCGTTGATGATGTCTTTAGCTTTGATTTGCCTTTTTTCTGCCATCAGGCGCCTCCTTCCCACACTTCGACCCGATTCCGTCCTTGGCGCTTCGCGCTATACAAGGCCTCGTCAGCCTCTCTTATCAAAGAACTCGCCTCACAATGCCCTGAGCCGTCGGTGGCTGCCACGCCCAAGCTTATTGTCACGGACAAAACTCCCCCGGATGTCTCAATCGGAGTGGCGGTTGCCAACAATCGAAGCCTCTCTGCGATGACCTTGGAGTCCTGCGCGTTACAGCCCGGCAGAACCATGATAAATTCTTCCCCACCGTATCGGCCTGCTGAATCATAGCTCCTCAACGAGGACGTCATCATTCGCGCGACGTCCCCGAGGACCGCGTCTCCTGCCTGATGTCCGTATGAGTCGTTGACTTGCTTGAAATGATCCAGGTCCAGCATGACTAGACCCAAAGGAGCCGTCTCCCGCCGACTCCGATCCAACTCCTTTTGAAGGATCTCCAGTATGGCTCGCCTGTTCCATAGGCCGGTCAGCGTATCATGCGTAGCCTGAAACTCCGATGCAGCCAGTGCGGCCATGAGATCTTCCTGCAATCGAACGATTCGCGATCCTGCCCTTACTCGGACTCTCAGTTCATGGGTATCAAAAGGCTTGATCACATAGTCGTCGGCCCCCGCCTCCAGCCCTTCGACAACATCCTCTTTCTTGTTCTTGGCGGTCAGCAGGATGATGTAGGTGTAGGGCCTCTTCCCATCCTTCCGGATTTCTCGACAAAGGCTGATCCCATCCATTTCGGGCATCATCCAATCGACAACGACCAGTTTCGGCGGGTCATCTCCTTGAAGGACCTTCCATGCCTCGGCCCCGTCAGAACAGACCACTACCTCATGGCCCCATCTGACAAGGTTTGCCTGGACCAACTTTCGGGTTATGAGATCATCTTCCGCAAGCAGAATCCTCAATTCCCGATCTCCTTCACAAAACCGGCCAATTCTTCGCGCAAGCGTTCAAGTTCTTTTTCCAGGTTCACCAGAGTTTGCGGAGCTTCGGCCAAGTCTTGGTTCCTGCCCATGTTTTCGAGGTTCAACGCGGCTTGAACAGCAGATTCAGCTCCAAAATTCCCGACCGACCCCTTGAGAGCATGAGCGGTTTTTTCCAGAAGCTGAGAGTCTTTTGTTTGCAACGCTTCCCGAATTTTGACCAAAAGATCCGGATAGTCCTCGAGAAAAAGGTCCACGATTTCCTTCAATAATTCAGTGTCTCCACCTACTCGATCAAGTATCACGAGTTTGTCCAAAGCTTCCGGTTTCACCGCGGAGGCTGCGACGTTTTCTCCTGGCTTCTTCGTCTGATCTATCATGTCCTCGATCGCTTCATAAAGCCGCTGAGCGCTTATGGGTTTGGAAATATAACCGTCCATCCCTGCCGCCAGGCACCTTTCCTCGTCGCCTTTCATGGCGTAGGCTGTCATGGCGATAACACGAACATGCTTGCCCGTGGTTTTTTCCCACTCCCTGAGAGCTTCGGTTGCTTCAAGGCCGTCCATCAAGGGCATCTGTACATCCATCAAAACGAGGTCGAAACCGGCTAGCTTTATTGTCTCCAATGCTTCCTTGCCGTTTTCAACCAAGGACACGCTGTGGCCCATCCTTTCAAGCATTCGGAGTGCAACCGTCTGATTGACAGGGTTGTCTTCGGCCAACAGTATATTGAGACGATTTTTACTCTCTCGTATGGAATGCCGAGTTATTAGTGATGGATGGGTTTCTCCCGGAGTTGGTTCCTCGAGCACCTTGGAAACGGTAAAAAACAATTCGGACTGCTTGATCGGTTTCACCAGGTAAGCCGAGATCCCCAGCTTCACGCAACGTGAGGCATCGCCTCGCTCACCTGAAGACGTGAGCATTATTATCGTGGAGGCGGCCAGGCGAGAGTCCTGTTTGCAACGTTCTACCAACTCAAACCCATCCATCCCCGGCATCATGCAATCCGTCAGCACCAGCGGGAAGGGATGTCCGCGTTCGGACGCTTCCAACAGCAGTTCCATCGCTTTCGGCCCGTTGTCGGCAACCACAGGATTCATTCCCCAGTACCGCAGGGTGTCCTCCAGTATTCTCCTGTTTGTAGCGTTGTCGTCCACGACTAGAACAGCAAGTCCCTGGATGTTTGCTTTTGTCTGCGGGGCCTCCAACTTCACGCGTCCGTGCTGGAGACCCAGCCTGATGACAAAATGAAAGGTGGTGCCTGCTCCGACTTTGCTTTCCACCCAGATTTTTCCTTCCATCATGTTGACGAACTGGGTCGAAATGGCCAGCCCGAGTCCTGTGCCGCCGTATTTGCGCGAAGTGGACCCGTCGGCCTGTTCAAAAGCTCGAAAGATCTTTTCCTGTTTATCCGGCGGAATGCCGATGCCGGTATCGGTCACCGTAAAATGCAAATCAACCTTGTCCGGATTTTCCGCCTCCAATCGAGTGGTCAGGCCCACCTCTCCCTGTTCGGTGAACTTTATGGCATTGCCCACCAGATTAACCAGGACCTGGCGGAGGCGACCGGGGTCTCCGATCACCGCATCAGGTATCTCAGGCGGGACGTCATATGTTATCTCAAGCCCCTTCCTGTGGGCCTGAACGGCAAGGATGGTCATTGCGTCGGAGATCACGTCGCGCAGTCCGAAATCTACAGTTATGAACTCCAGTTTTCCTGCTTCTATTTTCGAGAAATCCAGAATGTCATTTATCACCTTCAGTAGAGAATCAGCCGATATTCTAACTACTTCCAGATATTCGTGTTGCTCGGCGGTAAGTTCCGTGTTCAGGGCAAGTTCCGTCATACCCATGATCCCGTTGATAGGGGTTCGAATTTCATGGCTCATGTTGGCCAGAAATTCACTTTTGGCCCGGCTGGCTTGCTCCGCGGCTTCACGGGCCTCGATCAGGGCCTTTTCAGCCTCCTTGCTTTCGGTGATATCCTCTGAAATTCCGACGAGGTACCTGGGTGTTCCATCTTCGTCGAATATGGGGAGTTTCTTTGTGTGAAATATCCTGGTTCCCCTATGTCTCGTGGCTATCGAGTGCTCAGGGATTTCCAGGAGGGTGCCGCGTTGCAGAGTCGCTCGATCCTCCTGCGCAATAGCTTCCGCGTCTTTGGCCGGAAACACCTGGTAGGGGTCCTTGCCCACGAGGTCCTCACTGGAATATCCGTATAGTTCCTCGCTCGCCTTGTTCCACAGAGCATATTCCAGGCGATCAGCTGTCTTGAGGAAAACAGCGACCGGCAGATTGTGAATCACGGAATCCAGGAGAGTTTTGGTGCGTTTGGTTTCTTCTTCCGCGCGCCTTTGCCGGGCAAAAGCTCGGGATGCGACGAGCCCGAAGACCAGGAACCCCAGGGTGACCAGCGACCGTGAGTAAATGGCATGACCGGACACGTCAAAAATCAGCGAGTCCCAGAAGGGCTTCTCGCCAAACGCTGCGGACTCCAAAACCGCGTCGCCGATACACACAAGCGCAAAAAGAACCACGGAAAGTCCTACGATTTTATACTCTGTTTTCATCCTGCCTTCCTGATCGCCCTTAAGACCCGAGGATATGACGCCGCTATCCATAGAGACCCCCTGCCGTGCAATGACTTGCCCTCAGGTAACACCAACCTACTTGACGGTTCGACGCGCTGAGGTGCAATTTTGCGGCCAACTGCAACGAGACCAAACTACTGTTGCTTCAGGCTCAGTCAGATTCGAATACAGCACCAAGCGTTCACCACGGGTGTGGTTTTGATTCCACACACAAGTGGAATTGATTCCCCTTGAACGTCGGTCTCGCCGAGCGCGTGAGAAATGGTCCCAAAACCGGTGAGTTTCGGGAAGAGTTTCCGGCGAGGCCCTTTTTGCACATGGATTGTTTCCTTGACTCCGCAGGTTTTGCTTCGAGCTGAGCCCTCGCAATGACATTTTCATATCGCCTCGCCCCATCAAACGGAGCCAAAGGCATAGTCCATTTGCAGATAAAGCCTCCGCGGCCCTTTCCTCAAAAACTCTTATAATTTTACCTCATTGTCCACGCACACCGCAATAGTGTGGTGCACGGGGACCCGATGCTTCCTCCAGAGTAGAGAAGTTGAAACACCTTCCAAGGGCCGAGTTGCGTTGCAGAGAGGCAAATCCGCTCGTTCTGCAGACCATGTTTGTCTGGCATGGGGTTTGCTACTAAATTCGTCGGAAATACTACCGACGGTCTCAGCGTCGAGGTTGCTCAATGAAGTTCAGTGCAGGAAATCGTCACGGCCCAGACCACGCTGCAACAGTCAGGAAGGAGACCTCGAAATGAAAAAGATACAAGTCAATGCCGCAGCCGTCATTCGTGACGTGAGACAGCGAACGGGTCTGAAAACCCTCATGGACAACCATGGCCTTTCCTACGCAACTCTGGTCAAAGTAAAGAACATTCTGTTGGACAGGGGATTGGCTTCACAGGAAGAATTCGACTATTTGAACCTCACTGACTCGCCTGAGAAAAAATCCATTTCGGCCAAGGAATTCCTGGTTTCCTTCAGGGCAAAACCCGACGATGCGTATTTGATGGAAAAGTACATGCTTACGGTAAAAGACCTGGAAGGGATCTACGACACGCTCATCGTGGCAGGGTTACTGTCGGAATACGAATATTACTCCAGGGACGGAAAAGCCCCGGAGTTGGAAGAAACGCCCAGCTCAGTCTGTGAAGCCTCTACAGAGGTGACCCTTCTGAGAAACGAATCGGACATCGGATTGGTAGCCTCAGAGAGGCGCTGTGGCGCAACACCGCGCAAAACCTATCCGGACGAATCCCGTGCGATCGCAAAGTCCTCCTCCGTCCCGGTGAATTTGAAACCGACCGGGAAGGGCCCGGCCGGACAAACCACGGGCGAAGCGGACGTGACCGAGGCCTGCCCCAGCTGCGGCCTCCCGCCACATCCCTCCTCACCCGAAGCATGCATTTACTGTGGCGTAGTCTACACCAAGGCCAGACGAGATCCAAAGTATGAAGGGGTTGCTCTTTGGGAAGTTGACTATCGCGATCGTTGCCTCTGATACGGACGCCATCTGAAATATGAGATCCACCGGGGGCCATGTTTGAATGAAGGGTCCCCTGGGAAACCGCCTGTTTTTCACCCATCTCATTATGAGGAGGAGTGCCATGAAAGCAGCACAGTTGGAGTGTTTCCACGACGCCTACGTTGCCTCGGCGGCTGCCGCCGAGACCATAAGTACTATAGATTCCCAAGCGTTTGACAACGTAGATGTGATGCTCCGCGTCTTTGCGGAACTGGGAAGGCCGGTCAACACTGACGACGCCATTCTTGATTTCGGCTGCGGGGAAGGCGGAATGGTTTACGCTTTCAGAAAGCGAGGCTTCAAAGCCTTTGGAGTTGATATTGCACCTCCTTCGCCGGCCATCGCAGATCGCCTGGAGACAGAGAGACTGTCGCACGGGGAGAAAGACGTGCTGAGAGTGATTCCCTCCGAACCGTACAGAATACCGTTTGATGACAATCAGTTCGACTTTGTAGTCTCCTGGGATGTCATGGAACACGTACAAGATCACAAACAGGCGCTTGCGGAGATTAAACGGGTCCTGAAGCCTTGCGGACGGAGTTTGCATTTTTTTCCGGCACGATATCGTGTTCTGGAACCCCATGTGTATGTTCCATTCGGAACCCTCCT
It includes:
- a CDS encoding PQQ-binding-like beta-propeller repeat protein, yielding MQQGNVVRIDTARAVLPGKRKINAAQVVQDIRSGMSDLSLMNKYELSGQGLQSLFHKLMDAKLINKSDLERRSNLMERTVDLQVFRCPACSMPQFNPFDECPQCGVLVSKHKKQFRQIEQEVKHSEDHHRTIQHQKSLPGFQGAVFHANPQRTGFHKSPGIAKLNALKWKFKTRGWVASSPAVYDGLVYLGSYDGNVYSLVAATGKVNWQFATEGPVHSSPGVVDNLVFFGSMDGNCYAVERKTGRPAWRFKSGGPIYSSPALFDDALYVGSLDGWLYALAADTGQVLWQFKAMGPIHSSPALSGNLVYVGSLDGNLYALDIATGRKEWEFVTRGPVSSSPAFEDGLVVFGSMDGRLYAVKASTGQEQWHFKTGGKITSSPAIGFGVVYFGSQDGHIYAVDMLTGQQKWTFRTDGPVTSSPALAYGLACAGSSDGNLYGVDFNSGQMKWKFTTGGPVYSSPTICDGVIYCGSDDGTIYAVH
- a CDS encoding VanZ family protein — its product is MVTERKRAMHTAKRSCAGSLALSECPANEARLLSADLLRYESHAAEWLASLQRPSEAASNQIPCLKRKSYQMALWGLVAASYCVSLMLMAGPFKPDLNVHLTVYKVGHVAGFAVLGLIVAFYFRREFGFSVLLGVTLTLLACAFFGGLVELYQFLVPGRSPELRDITLDSIGAFAGAIAYGAHRMTAAGTRFTPRQANSVEAVESTQELLERR
- a CDS encoding response regulator translates to MVEEQRAGILIVDDEPGIGELLSRWLTAEGYGCAVADSGEMAVKLLENDHFDLVVSDIMMPGMSGMDLLTFIKTLFADVAVVMVTAVDDRKTAIMALDLGAYGYVIKPFDRNEILINVANAIERQRLTSLSRKYEQELETKVKQRTIEVREREEEIVLRLISAAGYRDHETGAHIRRIGLYAAVMATDLGWETREVELIRLAAPMHDVGKIGIADSILLKPGKLTFEEFDVMKTHTVIGAQILGGSDIPLLQMAKEIALSHHERWDGSGYPHGWVTDSIPQSARIVSVADVYDALVHDRVYRPALPEAEALAIMNDQKGRYFDPRVFDSFTRKLQELRHIREEVREENEAVPCVVS
- a CDS encoding response regulator — translated: MKKQVARILVVDDEPHVCDLLMRWLTADGHSCAPAFNGETALRLLQSHEFHLVISDIMMPGISGMDLLRTIKMRFPKIAVLMVTAVDDRKTGILALELGAYGYIIKPFDRNEILINVASALERRETSLLARQYELNLAEHAHRHDLEMRHREEIILRMISASGRGHGETGGHLRRVGSYASALAKTVASGWTLRALEDIEVAAALHDAGKVGISHRILHKTGKLTPEEFDVMKTHTLIGQRILGDSDAPLLRMARDIAFSHHERWDGSGYPQGLAGKAIPETARIVAVVEVYDALINKRLYRPAFTEDEALSMMIQQSGKQFDPRTLDAFISILPEIRDIRDEIERAELGSQNPPAILNR
- a CDS encoding PilZ domain-containing protein translates to MAEKRQIKAKDIINDIRRGMTDSELMEKFRLSIKGLQSVFRKLEAVKAIKPSELYGRFPGFDDTIDVDQLRRELREYLELSVPIYEMERPEKIGAVRDISTKGIGARGIQATPGETKTLVIDPGHFFPIEPFSFEAICRWVRREGPNRDYVGGFEITEISEEGEKRLQEIVSKVSLCDASFCKLE
- a CDS encoding diguanylate cyclase — encoded protein: MRILLAEDDLITRKLVQANLVRWGHEVVVCSDGAEAWKVLQGDDPPKLVVVDWMMPEMDGISLCREIRKDGKRPYTYIILLTAKNKKEDVVEGLEAGADDYVIKPFDTHELRVRVRAGSRIVRLQEDLMAALAASEFQATHDTLTGLWNRRAILEILQKELDRSRRETAPLGLVMLDLDHFKQVNDSYGHQAGDAVLGDVARMMTSSLRSYDSAGRYGGEEFIMVLPGCNAQDSKVIAERLRLLATATPIETSGGVLSVTISLGVAATDGSGHCEASSLIREADEALYSAKRQGRNRVEVWEGGA
- a CDS encoding response regulator, which codes for MKTEYKIVGLSVVLFALVCIGDAVLESAAFGEKPFWDSLIFDVSGHAIYSRSLVTLGFLVFGLVASRAFARQRRAEEETKRTKTLLDSVIHNLPVAVFLKTADRLEYALWNKASEELYGYSSEDLVGKDPYQVFPAKDAEAIAQEDRATLQRGTLLEIPEHSIATRHRGTRIFHTKKLPIFDEDGTPRYLVGISEDITESKEAEKALIEAREAAEQASRAKSEFLANMSHEIRTPINGIMGMTELALNTELTAEQHEYLEVVRISADSLLKVINDILDFSKIEAGKLEFITVDFGLRDVISDAMTILAVQAHRKGLEITYDVPPEIPDAVIGDPGRLRQVLVNLVGNAIKFTEQGEVGLTTRLEAENPDKVDLHFTVTDTGIGIPPDKQEKIFRAFEQADGSTSRKYGGTGLGLAISTQFVNMMEGKIWVESKVGAGTTFHFVIRLGLQHGRVKLEAPQTKANIQGLAVLVVDDNATNRRILEDTLRYWGMNPVVADNGPKAMELLLEASERGHPFPLVLTDCMMPGMDGFELVERCKQDSRLAASTIIMLTSSGERGDASRCVKLGISAYLVKPIKQSELFFTVSKVLEEPTPGETHPSLITRHSIRESKNRLNILLAEDNPVNQTVALRMLERMGHSVSLVENGKEALETIKLAGFDLVLMDVQMPLMDGLEATEALREWEKTTGKHVRVIAMTAYAMKGDEERCLAAGMDGYISKPISAQRLYEAIEDMIDQTKKPGENVAASAVKPEALDKLVILDRVGGDTELLKEIVDLFLEDYPDLLVKIREALQTKDSQLLEKTAHALKGSVGNFGAESAVQAALNLENMGRNQDLAEAPQTLVNLEKELERLREELAGFVKEIGN
- a CDS encoding class I SAM-dependent methyltransferase gives rise to the protein MKAAQLECFHDAYVASAAAAETISTIDSQAFDNVDVMLRVFAELGRPVNTDDAILDFGCGEGGMVYAFRKRGFKAFGVDIAPPSPAIADRLETERLSHGEKDVLRVIPSEPYRIPFDDNQFDFVVSWDVMEHVQDHKQALAEIKRVLKPCGRSLHFFPARYRVLEPHVYVPFGTLLQGPRYLYFWALMGIRTESQRNLTAREVAQKNYEFLKTQTKYLTKNRLTQLVCGYFGNIDFVERHFWKHNGGKSGTIYSMLSKLGLRKVAPLAADMLSPFGHRALFFFKPPSPRPGPEKSRDTEIPRLDHRACFESCGEALNPPCPPQAAQ